The Pontibacter korlensis sequence GCGTTTTGACAACCTAAGCTAAGCACAGTTGCACCAGCCACATTTGGGTTATGGATATAGCCAGCTAGTAGTGCGCAAAGGGCATCTGAGTCTTGCCGGATACCGCCGCAGCCACCTTCGTGTGTCAGGAACTTAATGCCGTCGATGTTTTCAAAAATGCGTCTGTGTCCGTTGCTGCTTGCCGCCTGTAATGGCAGTTGCGAGATTTGGTCCACTTTTCCAGACTGGTAAAGCTCTACCATCTGCTGCACATAAGACTTGTACACATCCTGGCGGCCAAAACCAAGCTCCTCCATGAAGGCCTGCTTGATGATGTTCACGTTGCGGTTCTCGCAGAACACCAAGGGAATTACCAGCCAGTAGTTGGCAGTACCAACCTGACCGTCTTCGCGGTGGTAGCCCATAAAGGTTTTATTTACCCATTTCGACACATCAGGGGCCCTCCAACCGGTTGTTTTTGTTTTACCTGTAAAGGTGGATGCCTGGTGCTTTACATTCTCTGTTGAGATTCTGGCTCCGGCAGGTATTGGCTCTACCGCTTTTCCTACCAATGTGCCATACATAATGATCTCTTGTCCGGGAGCCATGTCGAACTGCGCAAATTTATGCTTGGCTGGTATGTTCTCTGCCAAAGAAAGGACCAGGCTATCATAGGTGATTGCTTCCCCGACTGGTAAATCAGTGAGGGCAACCAATACGTTATCGTCAGGGTGTACTTTTAATACCTTGTGTGACATAGTCTTTTTGATTAGATTGTGCAATCGATTGCACTTACGCAAATAATATAAATTATTTACAGAAACAGAAATTTATATGATTAAAAAGTGCAGTGATAACTCACTTTTATTGTTTAAAGCACAAAAAGATGCTGTAAATTAATAAGTGAGCGAGAGGTTAGGGTTACTGAGCTATAAACACAGATCATGCTAGAACAGTTTTCATTAAAAGGAAAAGTAGTCATTATTACAGGAGCCACCGGTGTATTGGGAGAAGCCTTCTCCCTTGCGGTTGCCAAGGCGGGTGCCAAAGTAGTAGTCTTAGGGCGTAACGAAGAGCGTGCTGAAGCACGGGTTGCAGCCATTGAAGCAGCAGGAGGCGAAGCCATGGCTATACTGGGAGACGTAACGGATGAAGCCGCAATGGTCGCTGCCAGAGAGAAAGTGCTAAGCGCCTGGGGCAGTATTGATGGCCTTGTGAATGCGGCTGGTGGGAACATTCCTGGAGCAACCATCTCCCCGGAGCAGGATATTTTCGAGGCAAAGATAGAGGACACACGAAAAGCTGTAGACCTGAACTTGTTCGGCACTGTAATACCCACAAAGGTATTTGGTAAAGTAATGGCCGAAAAGGGGAGAGGATCTATTGTAAACATATCATCTATAACCGCACAGCGCCCGCTTACAAGGGTCTTAGGCTACACATTGGCTAAAACGGCTATAGACGCCTATACTAAGTGGATGGCAGTTGAGCTAGGGCAACGTTATGGAGACGGCATACGCGTGAACTCACTTGCGCCAGGTGTGTTCCTAACAGAGCAAAACAGGAGCCTGTTGCTAAACGAGGATGGTAGCTATACAGACAGGGCACAGAAGTTTGTAACAAACACCCCGTTCCACCGACTGGGTAATCCGGAAGAATTAACAGGGACGCTAATTTACCTGCTTAGCGATGCATCCAAGTTTGTTACTGGTGAGACCCTGCTGGTAGATGGAGGCTTCAGCGCCTACAGTGGAGTGTAGGGTGGAGTTGGTACGGTCTCTTTCCGATGAGCCTAGGAAGGCAGTGTGGTAGCCTCCCAGGCTCATCTTTGTGCTACTGTCGTGATGAAGCCTTAGTCACGCACATCTGCTGCGCTCAGATGGAGCAAAACACTACTTGTACTGTAGAAAAGGACAAAATGAACATCACATTGTATACAGATGCCTGTTGAGGGGGGTGTCTCGAGTAATGAAGTAGAAGGTATAAACTAGGCGAAGCGAGACGTTATCGGGATCCTAAAAGTTTAGAAAGGTCCAATATGTTGGCTTCTGCATTTCCTTTAAGTTCAACCGAAAAGGTCACCTTGTCGGGCCGCGGTGCAATGTCCAGGATAGTTACTTCATCTACAGCTCCCATAAGCTTTATTCCTTTCAGATCTAATCCTTGCTCAAGCATAGCATTAACTTTTATCAGCTCTTGGTTGATGATGTCTTTTACGGGAACTCTGGCCTTACTGAGAATCTGGTTATAGGCTACATTGTTCACTAAGACTTCTAGAGCAGTATTATAAAGTCCGCTGCTCGTTCTGGAAGTTAGCTGGAACTGCTGTACATACAGTAGCTGTGAGGAGTTGTCATACTTAAGCGTGGCCAGCACATAGAGATCTACCTGGTCACGCTTCATGACTGTCCGGAGTATTTTGATCTTGAGCCGGAGCACAATTCTATTGGGGCCAGAGCTGCTCCCACCAATTCCAACATCCAGTATTTGCGCGTAAGGAGAAGAGTCAACTTCTTTCTCTGGTTTGGGAATGTATTTTCCAATTAGCTGGCTTTTCAGTACACCTTCCAAGGCGGTGTATGAAACAGATACAGGAACGTGGATTCTTATAGAATTCTCCATTGGTTGTTTGCTGGTAGTTTAATAGGCAACAGAACATGCTCTTTGCCCAGTGAAGCTTACAGAAGTACGGAAACCATGGAAGTGGCGCCAAATAAAAAAGCCTCAAACGTAGGTTTGAGGCTTCTATCAGTGATCCCGCTGGGATTCGAACCCAGGACCCATACATTAAAAGTGTATTGCTCTACCAGCTGAGCTACGGAATCGGTTACTTTTTCCTTGATTGGGAGTGCAAAGGTAGAAGCTTTGTTTAAAATTTCAAACATTTTTCAGCTTCTTTTTTCACCTCCTTACAAGAGGCAGAAAGAAAAAGCCTCTCTGTTAGGAAAGGCTTCGGCTTTCATCAGTGATCCCGCTGGGATTCGAACCCAGGACCCATACATTAAAAGTGTATTGCTCTACCAGCTGAGCTACGGAATCTTTTAGTAACTTGCATTCTCAAGGCGTTTCCCTGAATTGCGATGCAAAAGTAGCAGCTTAGATTTTAAATGCAAAACATCTTCTCTAAAATATCTGCCTTTTTGATTATTTTTTTTGCTGTTTTGGCAGAACCAGCTTGTGCTCAGGTAGATAATCTAACACTGGCTAAAGCAGATTCTTTGTTTGAGAAACAACGGTATTCTGATGCTTTTGTTCTGTATGAGCAATTATTGGAGCAGGAACAGCATTATTCGCCCCAAATGCTGCTGAAGATGGCCTATATCAAAGAAGGCCTCCGCGACTACACCAGCGCCATGTATTACCTGCACCTGTTCTATACAAAAGAGCCAAGCCGCTCTACGCTTAAAAAAATGGAGGAATTGGCACAGGCGCACCGCCTGCAAGGGTATGAGTACAACGACCTGCAGTTTTTCAAAACACAGTTCAGTAAATACTACATGCGTATACTGGAGCTGCTATTGCTGGCAGCGGTGATTACGGTAACCATTATGCTGTTTAGCTGGCGCAGGGGGCACAGGTTTACTAAACCTTTCAAAATTGGTTTTATGCTGTACCTGCTGTTTATACTGTACTACATCAACTTCCTGAACCTTGGAGATGAGGGTATCATCAAGAGTAGCCAGGTAGCTATTATGTCGGCTCCCTCTGCAGGGGCAAATTGGGTTGCTACTGCCTCACAAGGGCATAAAGTACCCATCACGGGCGAGCAGGATATCTGGTTTGAGATAAAGTGGAAGGGGGAGAAGGCTTACATTCGTAAAAGTAACCTACTTGAGCTGCCGTAGATTTAACAGACTAAAAAGGCAAAGGGCAAAAGAGGAATTAATATTCCCTTTTGCCCTTTGCCTTTTTAGCTTTCGTAGAGATACTACTTCTTCAGCGGCGAGTCTTTTTCTTTCGCCATCACGTTATATACCAGCTTATCAGCCAGGCTAGGGAAGAGTTTGTTTACCCAAACTGCTAGCTTGCCCTGCGTGGTCATTACCAAGTCGCGTTTGCGCTGAATGGTGGCTTTCAGGATGCGTTCGGCTACTTCCTCGGCACTCATCATTTTTTCTTCCTCACGTGGTGTTTCACCTTGCTGCTGACCATTGGCGGCCAGGGCAGTGTTGCGGATGTTGGAGGCAGTAAAGCCTGGGCAGGCAAGCAGTACGTGCACCCCAGAGTGCAGCAGCTCCGTGCGCAGCGTTTCCAGGAAGCCATGCATCGCGAATTTAGAGGCAGAGTATCCCGTGCGGGCAGGTAAGCCACGGTAGCCAGCGATAGAAGAGATACCAACGATAGATCCTTTGGCTTGCTTGATGTATGGCAGCGCATACTTCGTGCTGTACACAGTGCCCCAGAAGTTAATGTCCATCACCTTACGAATCACGTCCAGGTCCAGATCCTCAAAAAGGGCACGCATCGAAATACCGGCATTGTTGATGAGTACATCCAGACGGCCATACTTTTGTACCGTCTCCTGCACCATGCGCTGGCACTGCTCTTCCACACTTACGTCTGCTTTCACAGCCAGATTGTCGATGCCTGCTGCACTCAGCTCCTGGCTTGTCTGGTCGAGGTTCTGCTGGTTGCGGCCTGATACGGCTACTTTGGCTCCCGCATGGCCAAAAGCAAAGGCCAGTGCCTTGCCAATACCCGACGTGCCGCCGGTAATCAGCACTACTTTATTCTTCATTTTTTATACTTTCTTCGACTAAAATCAGCTGCAAAGATAAATTTAATTGTTGATTGGCTAGGGAAGGAGGCGGGTTTATACTTTGGATTGATTCTCAAACACCTGCCTTATCTCCCCATATTTTTGTAATTTTGCGCCACTGTGAGAAATAAGAGCAAGAAGAAGAAATTTGAGATACTCGAGCAAGTACGCATCGAGGAGATGGTGGCGGAGGGCAAATGCCTGGCGCGCCATAATAACATGGTGATTTTTGTGGGTGGTGTGGCCCCCGGCGACGTGGTGGACCTGCGCATAACCCGCAAAAAGAAGAGCTTTATGGAGGCTGAGGCCGTTGCTTTTCATGAGTTGTCGGAGCTGCGTGTGCAACCGTTTTGCGAGCACTTCGGCACCTGCGGCGGCTGTAAGTGGCAGCACATTGGCTATGACACACAGCTGTTCTATAAGCAGAAACAGGTAAAAGATAACCTGGAGCGCATTGCTAAGGTGCCGCTTCCGGAATTTGATCCTATACTTGGCTCTGAGAAAACACGCTACTACCGCAATAAGCTGGAGTATACTTTCTCTAACACCAGCTGGCTTACCAAAGAGCAGATACAGTCGGGGCAGGAGTTCGACCGTAACGCTTTGGGCTTTCACATCCCAGGCCGCTTCGATAAGATCCTCGACATCAAGCATTGCTATCTGCAGCCAGATCCTTCAAACGCTATTCGTCTGGAGGTAAGGGCGTATGCTAAGCAGCACGACCTGCCGTTCTTTGACATCGTGAAGCAGGAAGGCTATATGCGCAACCTGATTATCCGTACAGCCAATACAGGCGAGGTAATGGTGATCGTGCAGGTGTATGAAGACAGGCCGGAGGTAATGGAGGCGCTGATGCAGCACCTTGCCACGACTTTCCCGGAGATCACATCGCTGCAGTATGTTGTAAACTCCAAAGGCAACGAAACCTTCCACGACCTGGAGGTAGTGTGCTACAAAGGGTTGCCGTACATCCACGAAGATATGGAAGGCATCAAGTTCAGAGTGGGGCCAAAGTCGTTCTACCAAACCAATGCTGATCAGGCTTACGAGCTCTACAAGAAGACGCGTGAGCTGGCTAACCTGACCGGCGATGAGCTGGTGTATGACCTTTATACCGGAGCCGGTACCATTGCAAACTTTGTAGCGAAGCAGGCACGTGAAGTGATCGGTATCGAGTATGTTCCGAGCGCGATTGAGGATGCTAAGATCAACTCACAGATCAATAACATCACCAACACCACCTTCTACGCCGGTGATATGAAAGACATCTTGTCGGATGAGCTGATCGAGCGCCACGGCAGGCCGGATGTGGTGATTACAGACCCGCCACGCGCCGGTATGCACGAAGATGTAGTGAAAAAGCTGCTGCAGGTGCACCCGAACCGTATTGTGTACGTGAGCTGTAACCCAGCCACGCAGGCCCGCGATGTGGATTGGCTGTCAGAGAAGTATGATGTAACGCGTGTGCAGCCGGTAGATATGTTCCCGCAGACACACCACGTAGAGAATATTGTATTGTTAACAGCTAGATAGACACAAGTATCAAGGCACAAGACCTTTTTAAACGAGTCCTGTGTCTTGATACTTGTATCCTTTTAAAAGATATGGAAAACGATCCGGAACTGAATGGTAAATACCTGGGCACTATCTCAAAGGATTTTGTGGTGGTGGCCGAAACGCTGAAGGAGGCATCGTACCAGGTGCGCAAGCGTAAGATTTCCGAGTACCCTATTTTTGTGTTCAGCCGCACACAGGTGCCGGTAGGCTCTGTATTCCTGGCCAAAGAGGAGGTAGCGCTGGACTGGCATATTAATGCCTCATACCTGGAGGACTTCGTGAACCGCCAACTGGTGGTGGAGGATAAGGTAGAGGAGTTTAAGGCTGCTTACAAAGACGCCGACGAGTTCTGCTGCCTGTTTGTAGTAGACGGGGAGTTTCAGAACTTCGTGTTCATCCCTTACCCGGAAGATTGATTTCGGGCGTAAGACACAAGATTAAAGACAAAAACCCAAGGAAGCTTAGATAGCCTCTCTTGGGTTTTTTATTAAGGTGCCAGGAAGAAGTCCTATGCCCTTGTGTCGTGATACTTGTGTCTAAAAACGCTCCGCGTCTTAAAAATGGCTCCAGCCCTGTGCTTTCAGCGGGAAGACCTGTCCGGTTTTAGTAGCCAGGTTAACGCCTTCACTTTCTTCAGTTATTTTGCCAATAATGGTGATGTCTGGGTGGTTTTTTAGCTCATCGTAGGCTGACAGGGGTACAGTAAAGAGCAATTCATAGTCTTCGCCACCGTTCATGATGCAGGTCAGTGGGTCCATGTTGAATTCCACGGCTGTCTCCAGCATCTGCGGGTCAGCAGGCAGGTTGTCTTTAAATACTGTGGCCCCTACCTTAGACTGGCTGCAGATGTGGAACAACTCTGAAGCAAGCCCGTCTGAAATATCAATCATAGAGGTTGGTTTGATGCCGCGCTCCTTCAGGTCATAAATCACATCCATACGAGCCTCAGGGCGCAATTGGCGACCCACGATGTACTGCTTGTCCTCCAACTCTGGCTGCATGTCCGGGTTAGCAATAAATGCCTGCTTCTCCCGCTCCAGTATCTGCAAGCCCATATAGGCCGCACCTAAGTCGCCTGTTACACATACCAGGTCGTTTAGCTTAGCACCATTACGGTACACAAGTTGGTCTGGGGCTGCCTCGCCAAGGGCTGTAACACTAATTACCAGGCCAGCGGCAGAGGAAGTAGTGTCGCCGCCTACCAAATCCACTTTGTAGCTTTCGCAGGCCAAACGGATGCCTTCATAAAGCTCTTCCACGGCCTCTACGGTAAAGCGTGCACCAACGGCAATGTTTACGGTAATCTGCGTAGGCTTAGCATTCATGGCAGCAATGTCTGACACATTTACAGCCACAGCCTTATAGCCCAGGTGCTTGAGAGGACAGAAGGTAAGGTCGAAGTGCACGCCTTCCAGCAGCATATCAGACGACACTACCACTTGCTTCTCTTTTGGCTCCAGCACAGCTGCATCGTCACCAATGCCTGTGATAGTGGACTCATTACGAAGCTCGATCTTCTCTTTGATCTTCCGGATCAGGCCAAACTCGCCTACGGCACTTAAAGGAGTATATTCGCTCATGTTCTTTCTGTTTAGGTAGGCAAAGATACGAAATAAGAAACAGAGGTGATGTACTGGCTTATAAGCTCCTCTAACAACCTCTGCGCCTTTAGCTTGTTATCTACTGATACAGTTATCTACTCCAATGCTTTTTTAAGTAAAAAGTTGAAACTAAACAAATAAAATGTTTGTACATTATATGTACGTACATTAAATTTGCAGAAAGCTTCTGAAAAGCTAAAACAAAATACTGATCAACCTTAAAATAAATAAGAGAATGTCTACATCTGTTGAAAATAGCATAGCCATCCACACTTTAATTGAGAATCGCTGGAGCCCGCGCGCTTTCAGCAATGAGAGCGTGAGTGACGAGCAAATGGAAGCGTTGTTTGAGGCGGCACGCTGGGCACCATCAGCTATGAACGAGCAGCCTTGGCGCTTTATATATGCCACCAAAGAGGATGAAGCAGCTTTTAAACAGCTTGCGGATTGCCTGGTGGAAGGTAACAGTTGGGCAAAGAAAGCCTCTGTGCTATTTGTTTCCATAGCTAAAAAGAGCTACGACTTTAACGGGGATCCGAATGCCTATGCCTGGCACGACGTTGGGCTGGCTACAGGTAACTTACTGCTGCAGGCTACTGAGTTAGGTTTGCACGTACACCTGATGGGCGGTTTTAATGCTGCTAAAGCGAAAGAGGTGCTAGGTATTCGGGAAGGCTTTGAGCCTGTTTCTATGGGTGCTGTTGGTTATGTGGGTGATCCTGAGTCGTTGCCAGAAAACCTAAAGGCAAGAGAGATGGCTCCGCGTCAGCGCAAGCCACTGAATGAACTGGTATTTAAAGGCGAGTGGAAATAAAATAAGCAATTTCTAAAGTACAGAACTATGAGCAAGAAAGTAATTCATAAAGCAAATACACGCGGCCATGCTAACCATGGCTGGCTGAACTCTCACCACACCTTCAGCTTTGCACGTTATTATAATCCTGAGCGCATGGGCTTCGGTCTGCTGCGCGTGCTGAACGATGACGTGGTGGCTCCTGGCATGGGCTTTGGGACACACCCTCACGATAATATGGAAATCGTTTCGATTCCAATCTCAGGCTCACTAGCACACCAGGATAGCACGGGTACACAAGAGGTAATCCGCACGAACGAGGTGCAGATTATGTCGGCAGGTAGTGGACTGACGCATTCAGAATACAATGGCTCCAAAACAGAACCTGTGAACTTTTTACAGATCTGGGTGTTCCCTAAAGAGCAGGATATTGATCCGCGCTATGGCCAGAAAGCCTTTAAGCCGGAAGACCGAGAGAATAAACTGCAAACGGTTATCTCTCCTGAAAAAGACGGAGAAGCCCTTTGGATAAACCAGGATGCATGGTTTACCCTGGGCACACTGAAAAATGGCTTCTCTGAGGAGTATACATTCTATAAGCCTGGTAACGGCCTCTACGCTTTTGTGATAGATGGAGAAGTGGAAGTAGATGGAGAGAAGCTGAGCAAGCGCGACGGCATGGGCATTAGCGAGGTAGATAAAGTTTCGATCAAGGCCTCAGGTGATGCAGAGCTGTTATTAATGGAAATTCCCATGAAATAGATATAGTGTTTAGTGATTTAAGTAGGAACCCTGGCAGATGCTGGGGTTTTTCTTTTTTAGCGCAGGTGCCGCATAATGGCATAGGGTATCGGTGCCCATACTGCAGTTCTCACGCCCATACTCTTCAGCCCTTGGTTTACCCAATTGTTGCAGTTCTTTAGAAGGTAGAATCTTCCATGAGCTTCGTAGAATGTGTCTTGGCCTGAGTAGCCGGAGCCGCTAATGTGCATATACCTCCCATTGTCTTGTTGCACAAAAGAATTATCAATATAAGTAATCAGCTGCTGGTACTGCTCTGGTGTAATTTGCAGAGGGCGTTGCCTTTTGGTAGGAATAAGTTTGGAGCGAATATACTCCACATGCATGGCTGTGCGGGTGGGCCAAAGAGAGGCAGTAATAGCTACACCTGGTGTTAAGTCTTTCCACTCGGGCGTTTCCATGTAAAAGCGCCGGTCGCCCCACCCGAAGGCAACATAGTAGTAAGTACTATCTACGCCACCAAAGTGGGGGAGTGGTAACTTTCTGCGCCAATCTATGTAGGCAGTGGATACAGGCACTACAATATCGGTATGGACGCCATTTGAGGTAATAAAAATTTCGATGTATTCTTCCTGGGGCTGTACCTGAGCGTAACCTTCGTTAACTGTTATGCTGCTCAGTAACAGCGCTGCTAGCAGAAAAAGAACTGTTGCGCCCACTGTAGCCGCGGCTAACCAAAGTAAAAGGTCTGTTATTTTTCTTTGCACGTAACGCATACTTCTAATTACGTGTATAGCAGCAGAAGTATATAGGGCTAAAAAACAAAACCCGATGCAAAGCATCGGGTCTGAGTGAAGTTTAGTTAGTTTAGTTTCGTCTTTAATTTCGCCCCAGCTATATGCCAATGCTGGTAAAATATTTTACAGTTGTTTTGGCTGAAGATACAGGAGCATTACTCCTGTGGGCTAACTGCTGGTGCAAACCTGCAGCTGCGATTTGTTTTCAACGATAGGTAGGGCGAAAGGAAACCCGAATCAGGTTTCTGGTGCAAAGGTAAAATATTTTACGAATGTTTGAACATCTTTTACCTAATTAATAGAAAATTAAGAAACCTTTGAAGGGTATGAAAAGCTCTACATAGTAAGCTCATTTGCCATATTCACTGTTTTTGCGCAGATTGTCTGTTATTAAAGACTCCACCAAAGTTCTTATTCAGAAAAGAAGATGATAATAAATACGCTAAAGCGTTTCGCAGCTTTGTGCCTTGTGCTTTTGAGCATGCAGGTAGCCTTGGCTCAGCAGAAATTGCAGACACCAGCCCAGTTCCTGGGTTATGAGTTAGGCGAGCAGTTTACCACACAAAACCGCATCTTGGATTATGTTCACTATTTAGCTGCACAAGCTCCCAACCGCATGAAAGTGGAAGAGTACGGGCGCACCTACGAGAACCGTCCATTGGTGCTAGCCTTTGTGGCCTCTGACGAAAATCTGTCGCGCCTGGAGCAAATTCGGGAGAATAACCTGCGACAGGCGAAGCTACAAAGTGGGCAGGTGCAGGGGGATCAGCCTGCCATTGTGTGGATGAGCTACAATGTGCACGGCAATGAATCGGTTAGTTCGGAATCGGTAATGCAGGTGATGTATGATTTGGTGAACCCAGACAATGCACAAAGCCGTCAGTGGCTGCAAAACACCGTCGTCATTCTGGACCCCATGGTAAACCCCGACGGCCGCGAGCGCTATGTACAGTGGTACAAACAGGCTTCCAACCGCGGAGGCAATGCCTCGCCTTATGCATGGGAGCATTGGGAGCCATGGCCAGGAGGCAGACCAAACCACTACTATTTTGACCTGAACCGCGACTGGGCATGGCAAACGCAGGTGGAGTCGAAGCAGAGGCTACAGGTTTACAATAACTGGTTGCCACAGGTACACGCCGACTTTCACGAAATGGGTGCTGAGTCGCCTTATTACTTCTCGCCGGCTGCCAGACCATTCCACGAGAGCATAACACCTTGGCAGCGTCAGTTCCAGAATATCATAGGCGATTATAATCGCGAATACTTCGATAAAAATAACTGGCTATACTTTACACGCGAAAGCTTCGACCTATTTTATCCAAGTTACGGCGACACATGGCCGACCTATAACGGTGCCATTGGTATGACTTATGAGCAAGGAGGATCAGGCCGTGCGGGCCTAGCTTACAAGAAATCAGATGGCGACACCCTGACATTGGCAGACCGTATTGCGCACCACGTAGCCGCAAGCGAGGCTACCATTAAAGCTACTTCTGAAAAAGCTGATCAATTAAAGCAGGAGTTTAGCAAGTACTATAGCAATAGCCTGCGTAATCCGGAAGGGGAGTATAAATCTTACGTAATAAAGCATACTGCCACCAGTGCTGGTAACCTGAAGATGCTAACAGATTACCTGGAGCAGCAAGGGATACAGTATGGATATGCTGGTAAGAGCGGATCTCTGCGGGGCTACAACTACAGCAATGGCAAAACAGAAAGCGTAAGGCTGTCTCCTCAGGATGTTGTTATCAGCATGTACCAGCCAAAGTCTGTGCTGGTGAAGGTGTTGTTCGAACCAAAATCTGCGCTGGAAGACTCCCTCACATATGATATTACCTCCTGGTCACTTCCTTATGCTTACGGTGTGCAGGCCTATGCGGTGCCAGGCAGAGTAGATGTGAGCAACTCAAAGCCAGCAGCCCCGGCTCCTGCACAGATCAGCATCGAAAAGCCTTATGCTTACCTGGCCCGCTGGACAAACCTGCTGGACCTGAAGTTTATGACACAGTTGATGCAGCAAAATGTAAAAGTGCGCATGGCAGAGCGGCCTTTCGAAATAAACGGCTCAAGGTATGAAGTAGGCACGCTTATCATTACCCGTACTGGCAATGAGCGTTTGGGCGATAAGTTTGATACCACTGTACGTGAGTTAGCGCAAAAACAGAACATAGCACTTGCTGCCACCAATACCGGTTTTGTGAGCAGCGGCGCTGACTTTGGCTCTGGTAATGTTCGTTTCCTTAACATGCCTAAAGTAGCCGTGATGACCGGGGAGGGTGTTTCGCCTTATGGATTCGGGGAAGTGTGGCACTTCTTTGAGCAGCAGATAAATTACCCGATCACGGTGCTGAACACTTCATACTTCAGCCAGGTGCCGCTACAGGAATTTGACGTACTGATTCTACCAACAGGCTCCTACAGCAAAGTGTTGGACGACAAAACACTTGAAAAAGTGCAGGAGTGGGTACGCGGTGGTGGCAGGCTGATTGCCATGGAGAGCGCAGCAGGTTTCCTGGCTGGTAAGAAAGGTTTTGAGTTGAAGAAAAAAAGTGAAGAGCGTGAGGAGAAGGAAGCTGATAAAAAGAGCAAGAACCCTTATGAAAACCTGCGCACTTACGCTGAGCGTGAGAGAGAGGCCCTGGAAGGAGAGGTGCAAGGTAGTATCTACCGTGTAGACCTGGACAAGACTCATCCGCTAGCTTTTGGCTATGGCGACAACTACTTTGCTCTTATCCGTTCTGCCAACACCTTTAGCTTTATGGAAGATGGGTGGAACGTAGGTGTACTGAAGAAAAACAACCACGCCGCTGGTTATGTGGGCCAGGGAGCCAAGCAGAAACTGCAGGATGCTCTTATACTCGGTGCACAAGAGATGGGCAGAGGACAAGTAGTTTACCTAGCAGACAACCCGCTCTTCCGTGGTTTCTGGCAGGGAGGTAAGCTACTCTTCGGAAACGCTGTTTTTGTTGTAGGGCAGTAGCACAACTTAAAGTATAAAAAATCCCCTGTTCTATAGTAGAGCAGGGGATTTTTTATTTGAAACGGCAGGATCTGCAGTGCGTTTGGAAAAACTAGGCTGTAGCCTGTTATATAATACTGGTAAACCCACCCCTAACCCCTCCGAGAACGGGCATCGCAACATCCCCTTACGCCCCCTTCAAAGGAGGAGGAGTAGCAAAGGCAGGGGTTAGCGAACCTGATTCCAGTCCTTGGGTTGAGCACCTTGTGCATGTTGCGATGCCCGTTAAGGGCATCCCGCAGCGGAGCGAGGAGCAGCTTCAGGCACACCGCGCGATGCCCTTATCGAGGGCCCCTACCCACTACTGTTCGAAACCTGCTCATGTGACCAAATTCTCCATTT is a genomic window containing:
- a CDS encoding SH3 domain-containing protein, which produces MQNIFSKISAFLIIFFAVLAEPACAQVDNLTLAKADSLFEKQRYSDAFVLYEQLLEQEQHYSPQMLLKMAYIKEGLRDYTSAMYYLHLFYTKEPSRSTLKKMEELAQAHRLQGYEYNDLQFFKTQFSKYYMRILELLLLAAVITVTIMLFSWRRGHRFTKPFKIGFMLYLLFILYYINFLNLGDEGIIKSSQVAIMSAPSAGANWVATASQGHKVPITGEQDIWFEIKWKGEKAYIRKSNLLELP
- a CDS encoding SDR family oxidoreductase, which encodes MLEQFSLKGKVVIITGATGVLGEAFSLAVAKAGAKVVVLGRNEERAEARVAAIEAAGGEAMAILGDVTDEAAMVAAREKVLSAWGSIDGLVNAAGGNIPGATISPEQDIFEAKIEDTRKAVDLNLFGTVIPTKVFGKVMAEKGRGSIVNISSITAQRPLTRVLGYTLAKTAIDAYTKWMAVELGQRYGDGIRVNSLAPGVFLTEQNRSLLLNEDGSYTDRAQKFVTNTPFHRLGNPEELTGTLIYLLSDASKFVTGETLLVDGGFSAYSGV
- the rlmD gene encoding 23S rRNA (uracil(1939)-C(5))-methyltransferase RlmD, whose product is MRNKSKKKKFEILEQVRIEEMVAEGKCLARHNNMVIFVGGVAPGDVVDLRITRKKKSFMEAEAVAFHELSELRVQPFCEHFGTCGGCKWQHIGYDTQLFYKQKQVKDNLERIAKVPLPEFDPILGSEKTRYYRNKLEYTFSNTSWLTKEQIQSGQEFDRNALGFHIPGRFDKILDIKHCYLQPDPSNAIRLEVRAYAKQHDLPFFDIVKQEGYMRNLIIRTANTGEVMVIVQVYEDRPEVMEALMQHLATTFPEITSLQYVVNSKGNETFHDLEVVCYKGLPYIHEDMEGIKFRVGPKSFYQTNADQAYELYKKTRELANLTGDELVYDLYTGAGTIANFVAKQAREVIGIEYVPSAIEDAKINSQINNITNTTFYAGDMKDILSDELIERHGRPDVVITDPPRAGMHEDVVKKLLQVHPNRIVYVSCNPATQARDVDWLSEKYDVTRVQPVDMFPQTHHVENIVLLTAR
- a CDS encoding SDR family oxidoreductase; translated protein: MKNKVVLITGGTSGIGKALAFAFGHAGAKVAVSGRNQQNLDQTSQELSAAGIDNLAVKADVSVEEQCQRMVQETVQKYGRLDVLINNAGISMRALFEDLDLDVIRKVMDINFWGTVYSTKYALPYIKQAKGSIVGISSIAGYRGLPARTGYSASKFAMHGFLETLRTELLHSGVHVLLACPGFTASNIRNTALAANGQQQGETPREEEKMMSAEEVAERILKATIQRKRDLVMTTQGKLAVWVNKLFPSLADKLVYNVMAKEKDSPLKK
- a CDS encoding DUF4403 family protein; this encodes MENSIRIHVPVSVSYTALEGVLKSQLIGKYIPKPEKEVDSSPYAQILDVGIGGSSSGPNRIVLRLKIKILRTVMKRDQVDLYVLATLKYDNSSQLLYVQQFQLTSRTSSGLYNTALEVLVNNVAYNQILSKARVPVKDIINQELIKVNAMLEQGLDLKGIKLMGAVDEVTILDIAPRPDKVTFSVELKGNAEANILDLSKLLGSR
- the thiL gene encoding thiamine-phosphate kinase, which gives rise to MSEYTPLSAVGEFGLIRKIKEKIELRNESTITGIGDDAAVLEPKEKQVVVSSDMLLEGVHFDLTFCPLKHLGYKAVAVNVSDIAAMNAKPTQITVNIAVGARFTVEAVEELYEGIRLACESYKVDLVGGDTTSSAAGLVISVTALGEAAPDQLVYRNGAKLNDLVCVTGDLGAAYMGLQILEREKQAFIANPDMQPELEDKQYIVGRQLRPEARMDVIYDLKERGIKPTSMIDISDGLASELFHICSQSKVGATVFKDNLPADPQMLETAVEFNMDPLTCIMNGGEDYELLFTVPLSAYDELKNHPDITIIGKITEESEGVNLATKTGQVFPLKAQGWSHF
- a CDS encoding nitroreductase family protein; amino-acid sequence: MSTSVENSIAIHTLIENRWSPRAFSNESVSDEQMEALFEAARWAPSAMNEQPWRFIYATKEDEAAFKQLADCLVEGNSWAKKASVLFVSIAKKSYDFNGDPNAYAWHDVGLATGNLLLQATELGLHVHLMGGFNAAKAKEVLGIREGFEPVSMGAVGYVGDPESLPENLKAREMAPRQRKPLNELVFKGEWK